One region of Chryseobacterium sp. C-71 genomic DNA includes:
- a CDS encoding endonuclease MutS2 gives MYINKADLNELEFPQLLAEIAPFAYSPKTREKILELRPMKIDEAEISLKKTSEYQSSFESSNAIPFDEYEDIESELKLMLIENYRLENVAFIKIKTLTEQIGKLQKFFPTMPDTFPNLMQDASALEFKKEIIDKVDKVFNRFGEVKSEASPILKTLRAEIQVAKKAIQENFNRVLFNYSQSDFLDDIRESIIEDQRVLAVKSAYKKRVPGRVLGLSKTGSITFIQPDSVVKHYFKLREDQEEEKKEIDKILRQLTAELAVFQPQLWRYQMYIFDLDLTRAKAKFGEMVNGVLPKINRHKTLKLRDAFHPLLWLRNKAENKTIFPQTLSLTEHNRIICISGPNAGGKSITLKTVGLLQLMIQSGILVPVHPKSEMFFFEKIMTDIGDNQSIENHLSTYSSRLKKMGGIIRESNPDTLLLIDEFGTGSDPELGGALAESFLEFFYDKKSFAIITTHYTNIKLVIEGLPNAENAAMLFDEETLEPMYKLEVGQAGSSFTFEVAEKNKIPRFIIHSAKKKVEHDIVNLDKTIVKLQQEKFEVEKLKTDLAERKGSVEDKRDNLQKLNEQLQQKLFNFQKLYEDEHRKLQFGNKIEGFIDSYIKGKSRKDVVKDFVKILEQEKFRKIGADKDETKRMQVVKRKITQQLKKEEVIEKISETNDKIEEKRKTDRAVWMKIGQRVRITGSTSVGTIETISKNKVTVNYGSFKTVISAEELERI, from the coding sequence GTGTATATAAATAAAGCAGATTTAAACGAATTAGAGTTTCCGCAATTGCTCGCGGAAATTGCACCTTTTGCCTATTCTCCGAAAACGAGAGAAAAAATCCTTGAGCTTCGTCCGATGAAAATTGACGAGGCCGAAATTTCATTGAAAAAAACTTCAGAATATCAATCGAGTTTCGAAAGCTCCAATGCAATTCCATTCGATGAATACGAAGATATTGAAAGCGAGCTAAAGCTGATGCTGATTGAAAATTACCGTCTTGAAAATGTCGCTTTCATCAAAATAAAAACTCTGACCGAACAAATAGGAAAACTACAAAAGTTTTTCCCGACGATGCCGGATACTTTTCCAAATTTAATGCAGGACGCATCAGCTTTGGAATTTAAAAAAGAAATCATCGATAAAGTTGACAAAGTTTTCAACCGTTTTGGAGAAGTAAAAAGTGAAGCTTCCCCAATTTTGAAAACATTGAGAGCTGAAATTCAGGTGGCTAAAAAAGCCATTCAGGAAAATTTCAACAGAGTTTTATTCAATTATAGTCAGAGTGATTTTCTGGATGACATCCGTGAAAGTATTATTGAAGATCAAAGAGTTTTAGCGGTAAAGTCGGCGTATAAAAAAAGAGTTCCGGGAAGAGTTTTAGGACTTTCAAAAACAGGTTCGATTACTTTTATTCAACCGGATAGCGTGGTGAAGCATTATTTCAAACTTCGTGAAGATCAGGAAGAGGAAAAGAAAGAAATTGATAAAATCCTGAGGCAGCTTACGGCAGAACTGGCGGTTTTCCAGCCGCAACTTTGGAGGTATCAGATGTATATTTTTGATTTAGATTTAACGAGAGCTAAAGCTAAATTTGGTGAAATGGTGAATGGTGTTTTACCTAAAATTAACCGTCATAAAACTTTAAAGTTGAGAGATGCTTTTCATCCCTTACTTTGGTTGAGAAATAAGGCTGAAAATAAGACCATTTTCCCACAAACATTAAGTTTAACGGAGCATAACCGAATCATCTGTATTTCCGGACCAAATGCCGGCGGAAAATCGATTACTTTGAAAACGGTCGGATTGCTTCAATTGATGATTCAAAGTGGAATCTTGGTTCCTGTACATCCAAAATCTGAAATGTTTTTCTTTGAAAAAATAATGACGGATATTGGGGACAATCAGTCTATCGAAAACCATCTTTCGACCTATTCTTCAAGATTAAAGAAAATGGGCGGAATCATCCGTGAATCGAACCCTGACACCCTTTTACTGATTGACGAATTCGGAACAGGTTCGGACCCTGAATTAGGAGGAGCCTTAGCCGAAAGTTTCCTTGAGTTTTTCTATGACAAAAAAAGTTTTGCGATTATCACAACGCACTACACCAACATCAAATTAGTCATTGAAGGACTTCCGAATGCTGAAAATGCGGCAATGCTTTTTGATGAAGAAACACTGGAACCTATGTATAAACTGGAGGTCGGACAAGCCGGAAGTTCATTTACCTTTGAAGTGGCAGAAAAGAATAAAATTCCAAGATTTATCATTCATTCTGCGAAGAAAAAAGTGGAACATGACATTGTTAATTTAGATAAAACCATTGTCAAGCTTCAGCAGGAAAAATTTGAGGTTGAAAAACTGAAAACCGACCTTGCCGAAAGAAAAGGTTCTGTAGAAGACAAACGTGATAACCTTCAGAAACTGAACGAACAGCTTCAGCAGAAGCTTTTCAACTTCCAGAAATTGTATGAAGACGAGCACAGAAAACTGCAGTTTGGAAATAAAATTGAAGGTTTTATCGACAGTTACATTAAGGGAAAATCCCGAAAAGATGTCGTGAAAGATTTCGTGAAAATTCTGGAGCAGGAAAAATTCAGAAAGATTGGTGCTGACAAAGACGAAACCAAACGTATGCAGGTTGTTAAAAGGAAAATCACGCAACAGCTGAAAAAAGAAGAGGTTATCGAAAAAATAAGCGAAACCAACGATAAGATAGAGGAAAAACGTAAAACCGACCGCGCAGTCTGGATGAAAATCGGGCAGCGTGTAAGAATTACCGGAAGTACAAGCGTTGGGACGATAGAAACCATTTCTAAAAATAAAGTGACAGTAAATTATGGAAGCTTTAAAACCGTGATCAGTGCTGAAGAGTTGGAAAGAATTTAG
- a CDS encoding GNAT family N-acetyltransferase — protein MIIETERLILKPIDESHVEDILKIRSNEVVNQFVKRIPPKTNYDALDFILTIKKRNQNNESLNWGISYKNQQNLIGTICLWKFSDDRTEAEVGYELLPDHHRKGIMSEALSAVLNYGFNELNLHEILAFTNKFNENSKGLLVKHDFVLQEGRTDEGFPDNLVFSLKKNK, from the coding sequence ATGATAATAGAAACCGAAAGATTAATTTTAAAACCCATTGACGAAAGTCACGTCGAAGATATTTTAAAGATTCGAAGCAATGAAGTTGTCAATCAGTTTGTGAAAAGAATTCCTCCGAAAACAAATTATGATGCGCTGGATTTTATTTTAACCATCAAAAAAAGAAATCAGAATAACGAATCTTTGAATTGGGGAATCTCTTATAAAAATCAACAAAATCTTATCGGAACCATTTGTCTCTGGAAGTTTTCAGATGATCGAACAGAAGCAGAAGTGGGTTACGAATTATTGCCCGATCATCACCGAAAAGGAATCATGTCTGAAGCTTTGTCAGCAGTTTTAAATTATGGTTTTAATGAATTAAATTTGCACGAGATTTTAGCTTTTACCAATAAGTTTAATGAAAATTCAAAAGGTCTTTTAGTAAAACATGATTTTGTTTTGCAAGAGGGGAGAACTGATGAAGGTTTTCCGGATAATTTGGTTTTTAGTTTGAAGAAAAATAAATAA
- a CDS encoding uracil-DNA glycosylase gives MKSTPYFTNLWEKVKQEYATTKVFPPKNQIFRALEITPFDDIEVVIIGQDPYHNDFQANGLCFSVSEQVTAPPSLKNIFIELKSDLGIERTSKELDDWGKQGVLMLNATLTVRAHSPNSHKDLGWETFTNYIIKEISDKKENVVFVLWGAFAQKKAELIDPAKHFILKSAHPSPFSVYKGFFGSKPFSKINEYLVSKGKKPIDW, from the coding sequence ATAAAAAGCACACCTTACTTTACCAATCTTTGGGAAAAAGTAAAACAGGAATATGCAACCACAAAAGTTTTTCCGCCAAAAAATCAGATTTTCAGAGCTTTGGAAATTACGCCTTTTGATGATATTGAGGTGGTTATTATCGGGCAAGATCCTTATCATAATGATTTTCAGGCAAATGGATTGTGTTTTTCGGTTTCTGAACAAGTTACTGCCCCGCCGTCTCTTAAAAATATTTTTATCGAATTAAAAAGCGACCTCGGAATAGAAAGAACTTCAAAAGAGCTCGATGATTGGGGAAAACAAGGTGTTCTCATGTTGAATGCAACGTTAACCGTTCGTGCGCATTCACCAAATTCTCACAAAGATTTAGGTTGGGAAACGTTCACCAATTATATCATCAAAGAAATTTCAGATAAGAAAGAAAATGTGGTTTTCGTTTTGTGGGGAGCTTTTGCACAAAAAAAAGCCGAACTCATTGATCCGGCTAAGCATTTTATTTTAAAATCGGCGCATCCGTCACCTTTTTCTGTGTACAAGGGTTTTTTTGGAAGCAAGCCTTTCTCAAAAATTAATGAATATTTAGTTTCAAAAGGTAAGAAACCTATCGATTGGTAG
- a CDS encoding GIY-YIG nuclease family protein, which translates to MCFCYILYSASTDKYYIGHSCEDLQERLRKHLSNHSGFTSKAKDWMIVFSETFEDKSKAYKREIEIKAWKSKSKIKKLMTLSH; encoded by the coding sequence ATGTGTTTCTGTTATATCCTCTATTCAGCATCAACTGACAAATATTATATTGGACATTCTTGTGAAGATTTGCAGGAAAGATTAAGAAAGCACCTTTCAAACCACAGCGGTTTTACTTCAAAAGCGAAAGATTGGATGATTGTATTCTCTGAAACCTTTGAAGACAAATCTAAAGCCTATAAAAGAGAAATTGAAATAAAAGCTTGGAAAAGTAAATCAAAAATTAAAAAATTAATGACACTGTCCCATTAA
- a CDS encoding pyridoxine 5'-phosphate synthase, with the protein MTKLSVNINKIATIRNARGGETPSVTEAAIKIQEFGAHGITIHPRPDERHITRKDVYDLKPLMTMEFNIEGNPHRDFIDMVLEVKPEQVTLVPDADDAITSNAGWDTKKHFDFLKEIIAEFKNAGIRTSVFLDPTPELVEYAAKTGADRIELYTEAYAKDYFKNKEQAIKPYYDTAVVANEFGLGINAGHDLSLENLKYFSDNIPNLLEVSIGHALVSEALYMGMENTVQAYLKRLAKW; encoded by the coding sequence ATGACTAAACTAAGCGTAAACATTAATAAAATTGCAACCATCAGAAACGCAAGAGGCGGAGAAACACCAAGCGTAACAGAAGCTGCAATAAAAATTCAGGAATTTGGTGCCCACGGAATTACCATTCATCCACGACCAGACGAAAGACATATTACAAGAAAAGATGTCTATGATCTGAAACCTTTGATGACAATGGAGTTTAATATTGAAGGAAATCCGCACAGAGATTTTATTGATATGGTTTTGGAGGTAAAACCAGAACAAGTGACGTTGGTTCCGGATGCTGACGATGCTATCACTTCAAATGCAGGTTGGGATACCAAAAAACATTTCGATTTTTTAAAGGAAATCATTGCTGAATTTAAAAATGCAGGAATCAGAACTTCTGTTTTCCTTGACCCAACGCCTGAGCTGGTAGAATATGCTGCAAAAACCGGAGCAGACAGAATTGAATTATACACCGAAGCTTACGCTAAGGATTATTTTAAAAATAAAGAACAGGCAATCAAACCTTATTACGATACAGCAGTTGTTGCGAATGAATTTGGTTTGGGAATCAATGCGGGGCACGATTTAAGCTTAGAAAATTTAAAATACTTCTCAGACAATATCCCTAATTTATTGGAAGTTTCCATTGGTCATGCTTTAGTTTCTGAAGCGTTGTACATGGGAATGGAAAATACGGTTCAGGCGTATCTAAAGAGATTAGCAAAATGGTAA
- a CDS encoding YcxB family protein: MSRIIIFSLIIFLFFGLNFYNAENDTKEIFKSAALWFAAIIFFIIVRSYFRLKNAFYSNKKIQEEIIYTFTDEKVQTKGETFEGDFTWNTVFKVKETKNWFLIYQSKLTMNMVPKKDFSDRQISELRNMIKNAGVKAKLLK, encoded by the coding sequence TTGTCAAGAATTATTATTTTCTCTCTGATCATCTTCCTGTTTTTTGGTCTGAATTTTTATAATGCTGAAAATGATACAAAGGAAATTTTCAAATCGGCAGCGCTATGGTTTGCTGCTATCATTTTTTTTATTATTGTGCGTTCCTACTTCCGTTTGAAAAATGCTTTTTACTCTAACAAGAAAATTCAGGAAGAAATCATTTATACTTTCACTGATGAAAAAGTTCAGACGAAGGGAGAAACTTTCGAAGGAGACTTTACCTGGAATACTGTTTTTAAAGTGAAAGAAACCAAAAATTGGTTTTTAATATATCAAAGTAAGCTCACGATGAATATGGTTCCGAAAAAAGACTTTTCCGACAGACAGATTTCAGAGTTGAGAAACATGATTAAAAATGCGGGAGTGAAAGCAAAATTGCTCAAATAA
- a CDS encoding DUF456 domain-containing protein: MDHALISIISIILLVLGILGTFLPVLPGLVLSLAGLLIYKYGTDSDMSMIYIWAFVVLTLASAVLNYVIPAKTNRKYGGTRWGSVGSIIGTIVGIFIPIPLGFLVGMFAGVFIGELLHDSKDMNKALQSTKGAFIGFIYGTGFSMVVGLAMLFVVVLDMTTDLI; encoded by the coding sequence ATGGATCATGCTTTAATCTCAATTATCAGTATTATTTTACTTGTTTTGGGAATACTCGGAACTTTTTTACCTGTTTTACCGGGACTTGTTCTAAGTCTTGCCGGATTATTAATTTATAAATACGGAACAGATTCTGACATGTCGATGATCTACATTTGGGCATTTGTGGTTCTCACGCTGGCTTCGGCAGTTTTAAATTATGTAATTCCTGCAAAAACAAATAGAAAATACGGCGGAACGCGCTGGGGAAGTGTAGGCTCGATCATCGGAACAATTGTCGGAATTTTCATCCCGATACCTTTAGGATTTTTAGTAGGAATGTTTGCGGGAGTTTTTATCGGAGAATTACTACATGACAGCAAAGACATGAACAAAGCTTTACAATCTACAAAAGGTGCTTTCATTGGTTTCATCTACGGAACCGGCTTTAGCATGGTGGTCGGTTTGGCAATGTTATTTGTTGTAGTTTTGGATATGACAACTGATTTAATTTAA
- a CDS encoding carboxypeptidase-like regulatory domain-containing protein has product MKTGKLSGKVMSQNGSKPIGGASVFTFDDKYKIYYTTSDADGNFTLEAPVGDHTIHIQTGDGSNFRTQISATVKNNETVNLNASQTKLNQVAKIAYVKGSYDKIEDIIQTLGYTATEITNTDLANINSIAQ; this is encoded by the coding sequence TTGAAAACCGGAAAACTATCCGGGAAGGTGATGTCTCAAAACGGAAGCAAACCTATTGGAGGTGCATCAGTTTTCACTTTTGACGATAAATACAAAATTTACTACACCACTTCTGACGCAGACGGAAATTTTACTTTAGAAGCTCCGGTGGGAGATCACACGATTCACATTCAAACTGGTGATGGTAGTAATTTCCGTACACAGATTTCTGCAACTGTGAAAAATAATGAAACCGTGAATCTGAACGCAAGCCAGACCAAACTGAATCAGGTTGCAAAAATTGCTTACGTAAAAGGTTCTTATGACAAAATAGAAGATATTATTCAGACGTTAGGATACACCGCTACAGAAATTACCAATACTGATCTTGCCAACATCAATAGCATTGCCCAGTAA
- a CDS encoding mechanosensitive ion channel family protein: MKDELKDTKDFLQNISDQIHYFVKDNVYSDLVLTVQILLKFVFLAGLIYMLDFIFKLIVNLIFKKFFDKEKYPVFKSIYQSRITNSIAHLTALSFAGSALFSVFYRHPKSFNLLEIIVNLAIIFVIAGMLFRVLNTFRNYFVIKQDFYKIMALNAISESVKIFGIFILTVIGICTVFGIKGATILGSLGAITAVLVLVFRDTILGFVTGLHVATSRSLKVGDWIGIPKYNIEGNILEINLLTTKITNFDKTISSIPTYDLLTTEIKNLQVMSESNTRRIKKSIFFNINSFKFLNNEEIEKLKDINLIEDYLSEKTSEINLEKEKIEHRDKIINGRQLTNIGVFRYYAQKYLENDPEIDKESPIMVRQLEITTQGLPMEVYCFANDSKWEKFEQIQADIFDHLLVASKEFDLQIMQIGLPK, from the coding sequence ATGAAAGACGAGTTAAAAGATACAAAAGATTTTTTGCAGAACATAAGTGACCAAATACATTATTTTGTAAAAGATAATGTGTATTCAGACCTTGTTCTTACAGTTCAAATTTTACTTAAGTTTGTCTTTTTGGCTGGGCTTATTTATATGCTGGATTTTATTTTCAAGCTTATTGTTAATTTAATATTCAAAAAGTTTTTTGATAAAGAGAAATACCCGGTTTTTAAATCAATTTATCAATCAAGAATTACAAACTCTATTGCTCATTTAACCGCTTTGAGTTTTGCGGGTTCTGCTCTTTTTTCTGTGTTTTACAGACATCCTAAAAGTTTTAATTTGTTGGAAATTATTGTCAATCTGGCAATTATCTTTGTAATCGCAGGAATGTTGTTTAGAGTATTAAATACATTCAGGAATTATTTTGTAATAAAACAAGATTTTTATAAAATAATGGCTCTTAACGCTATTTCCGAATCAGTGAAGATTTTTGGTATTTTTATTCTGACGGTTATAGGAATTTGTACTGTATTTGGCATTAAAGGTGCTACTATTTTAGGAAGTTTGGGAGCAATCACCGCAGTTTTGGTTTTGGTTTTCAGAGATACAATTTTAGGTTTTGTCACAGGTCTTCACGTAGCAACATCACGTAGTCTGAAAGTAGGCGACTGGATCGGAATTCCAAAGTACAATATCGAAGGGAATATTTTGGAAATCAATTTGCTGACAACAAAAATCACGAATTTTGATAAAACGATCTCATCAATTCCTACTTACGATTTATTGACTACGGAAATCAAAAACCTTCAGGTAATGTCGGAATCTAACACGAGAAGAATCAAAAAATCTATATTTTTTAATATCAATTCATTTAAGTTTTTAAATAATGAAGAAATTGAAAAATTAAAAGACATTAATCTGATTGAGGATTATTTAAGTGAGAAAACATCTGAAATTAATTTAGAAAAAGAAAAAATAGAGCACCGGGATAAAATTATCAACGGAAGACAGTTGACGAATATCGGCGTTTTTAGATATTACGCTCAGAAATATCTTGAGAACGATCCTGAAATTGATAAAGAAAGCCCAATCATGGTTCGTCAGCTTGAAATTACAACACAAGGTCTTCCGATGGAGGTCTATTGTTTTGCAAACGATTCAAAATGGGAAAAATTTGAGCAGATTCAGGCAGATATTTTCGACCATCTTTTGGTTGCTTCCAAAGAGTTTGATCTGCAGATTATGCAGATTGGCTTGCCGAAATAA
- a CDS encoding IS256 family transposase, translating into MIDKEDLLNNKDFYKSFKNGEDLTSFFKELHKKAVEHMLDAELDSHLDNSKHEKTINGNYRNGHATKRIKSSFGESEIKVPRDREGSFEPALVPKRHNIIDGLENIIISFYAKGMSVSDIEEQIKEMYDFDVSTSTISRITNAVASEVVAWQNRPLDEVYLIVWMDGIVFKVRENSKVINKTIYLAVGLNREGKKEVLGMWLGKNESSSFWMNVLTDLKARGVEDILITATDNLNGFTQTIRSVFPQSQTQICVVHQIRNACKYVVWKDRKEFSADMKHIYTAPTKEAAKAALDDFATKWESKYLYAIQSWRTHWDELTVFFEFPIEIRKIIYTTNLIENLNGKIRKYTKNKMSFPTDDAVIKSVYLALKEATKKWTMPIQNWGLILNQFMLIFENRLRL; encoded by the coding sequence ATGATCGACAAAGAAGATTTACTAAACAATAAGGATTTCTACAAATCCTTTAAGAACGGGGAAGATTTAACCTCATTCTTTAAAGAGCTGCACAAAAAAGCAGTAGAACATATGTTGGATGCTGAACTTGACAGCCATCTGGATAATTCAAAACACGAAAAAACCATTAATGGAAACTATCGGAACGGACACGCAACCAAGAGGATAAAGTCCTCATTCGGCGAATCAGAAATAAAAGTTCCCAGAGATAGGGAAGGCAGTTTTGAACCAGCATTAGTTCCAAAGAGACACAATATCATCGATGGTTTGGAGAACATTATCATCTCATTTTATGCTAAAGGGATGAGTGTAAGTGATATTGAAGAGCAAATCAAAGAAATGTATGATTTTGACGTTTCGACTTCCACCATCTCACGAATCACCAATGCTGTTGCCAGCGAAGTGGTTGCCTGGCAGAACCGACCATTGGATGAAGTATATCTGATTGTCTGGATGGACGGGATTGTTTTCAAGGTTCGTGAAAACTCCAAGGTCATCAACAAAACCATTTATTTAGCCGTAGGACTCAATCGTGAAGGTAAAAAAGAAGTTCTCGGGATGTGGCTCGGAAAGAACGAAAGCTCCAGCTTTTGGATGAATGTTCTGACCGATTTAAAAGCTCGTGGCGTAGAAGATATTCTCATCACTGCTACCGATAATCTGAATGGATTTACCCAGACCATTCGCTCGGTTTTTCCGCAATCTCAAACCCAAATCTGCGTAGTTCACCAAATTAGAAATGCATGTAAATATGTTGTCTGGAAAGATAGGAAAGAATTTTCTGCAGATATGAAACACATTTATACTGCCCCCACAAAAGAAGCGGCAAAAGCAGCTTTGGACGACTTTGCAACCAAATGGGAAAGTAAATATCTCTATGCAATACAATCCTGGAGAACTCATTGGGACGAATTAACCGTCTTTTTTGAGTTTCCAATCGAGATTAGAAAAATAATTTACACGACCAATTTAATTGAAAATCTAAACGGGAAAATCCGAAAATACACCAAAAACAAAATGTCTTTCCCTACAGATGATGCAGTTATAAAATCTGTTTATTTAGCATTGAAAGAAGCAACTAAAAAATGGACCATGCCCATCCAAAATTGGGGATTGATTTTAAACCAATTTATGCTTATTTTTGAAAATAGGCTCAGATTATAA
- a CDS encoding GIY-YIG nuclease family protein → MCFCYILYSASTDKYYIGNSCEDLQERLRKHLSNHSGFTSKAKDWIIVFSETFEDKSKAYKREIEIKAWKSKSKIKKLIEIHSG, encoded by the coding sequence ATGTGTTTCTGTTATATCCTCTATTCAGCATCAACTGACAAATATTATATTGGAAATTCTTGTGAAGATTTGCAGGAAAGATTAAGAAAGCACCTTTCAAACCACAGCGGTTTTACTTCAAAAGCGAAAGATTGGATTATTGTATTCTCTGAAACCTTTGAAGACAAATCTAAAGCCTATAAAAGAGAAATTGAAATAAAAGCTTGGAAAAGTAAATCAAAAATTAAAAAATTAATAGAGATTCACTCTGGATAG
- a CDS encoding SH3 domain-containing protein: MKSLLILFSVLVMQIFSAQEEVYANGVFSFEENKTQKIFTDWTRVRQEPNVNSQILDSLQTNQPILIIKKDEKILQLGERSSNWYKVSYQKAAQTLEGYVWGANLSIGYRNKDGYDFLFGISKTIDKKDKEFNQNYKQNIASIKAIQGNALIDEVFFETGSGESLSYGTFTIESNHKLKNVDFTLKAMVSGEACGIASYDQYVLFKNKKLIALPQLMNVGDADVYHHSEEFIFPNDKGGIPNAFIFKMEEMEKDENDKEKTKRLSKTYLWDGNSYKLK, encoded by the coding sequence ATGAAATCTTTATTGATCCTTTTCTCAGTTTTGGTTATGCAGATTTTTTCTGCACAGGAAGAAGTTTATGCAAACGGAGTTTTCAGTTTTGAAGAAAACAAAACACAGAAAATCTTTACCGACTGGACGAGAGTAAGACAAGAACCCAACGTAAATTCTCAAATTCTGGATTCTCTGCAAACCAATCAGCCGATTTTAATCATTAAAAAAGATGAAAAGATTTTACAGTTAGGCGAAAGAAGTTCAAACTGGTATAAAGTTTCTTATCAGAAAGCGGCTCAGACCCTAGAAGGTTATGTTTGGGGAGCAAATCTCTCTATCGGTTACCGAAACAAAGACGGCTATGATTTTCTTTTCGGAATTTCAAAAACGATTGACAAAAAGGATAAGGAATTTAATCAAAATTATAAACAAAATATTGCCAGCATTAAAGCGATACAAGGGAATGCGTTGATTGATGAGGTTTTCTTTGAAACAGGTTCTGGTGAAAGTTTGAGTTACGGAACTTTTACAATCGAAAGCAATCATAAGCTTAAAAATGTAGATTTCACCCTAAAAGCAATGGTTTCCGGGGAAGCCTGCGGAATTGCAAGCTATGACCAATATGTTTTGTTTAAAAATAAAAAACTGATTGCTCTTCCACAATTAATGAACGTGGGAGATGCAGATGTATATCATCACAGCGAAGAATTTATCTTCCCAAACGACAAAGGCGGAATTCCAAATGCTTTCATCTTTAAAATGGAAGAAATGGAAAAGGATGAAAATGATAAAGAGAAAACCAAACGTCTTTCTAAAACCTATCTTTGGGATGGAAATTCTTATAAGTTGAAATAA
- a CDS encoding IS5 family transposase, with product MKHYSTNISDNQWQFIKKTLNLNNRKRKYDLRIIWNAIMYLVKTGCQWRMLPGDFPKWELVYYYYSKWANAEDFDLLLSKLRETVRLKLNQNREPSLGIMDSQSVRWGNNRSLNGFDGNKKVKGIKRHVVVDKNGFLLAIMVTVANIHDSKAVDFLMRTLAYFLSPVKIILADGGYRGEITEQVKNKFGYLINVVMRSDEKKWEFKPISKRWIIERTFSWFDNDRRLCRNYELLMENSENMVKLSAIKNLLYKI from the coding sequence TTGAAACACTACTCTACAAACATTTCTGACAATCAGTGGCAATTTATAAAAAAGACTTTGAACCTCAATAATAGAAAACGAAAATATGATTTAAGAATCATTTGGAACGCCATTATGTATTTAGTGAAAACCGGATGTCAATGGCGGATGTTGCCTGGTGATTTTCCCAAATGGGAGTTGGTTTATTATTATTACAGCAAATGGGCAAATGCAGAGGATTTTGATCTGCTTCTTTCGAAATTACGAGAAACAGTCAGATTAAAACTAAATCAAAATAGAGAACCAAGTCTAGGCATAATGGATAGTCAAAGTGTAAGATGGGGAAACAATCGTTCATTAAATGGTTTTGATGGGAACAAAAAAGTAAAAGGCATTAAAAGACATGTGGTGGTTGACAAAAACGGATTTTTATTAGCAATAATGGTTACTGTAGCCAATATTCATGACAGTAAAGCTGTAGATTTTCTCATGAGAACTTTGGCGTATTTCTTAAGTCCGGTGAAGATTATTCTTGCGGACGGCGGTTATAGAGGAGAAATCACAGAACAGGTGAAAAATAAATTTGGTTATTTGATCAATGTGGTCATGAGAAGTGATGAAAAGAAATGGGAGTTTAAACCCATTTCTAAAAGATGGATTATTGAACGGACTTTTTCCTGGTTTGATAACGACCGAAGATTGTGCAGGAATTATGAACTGCTAATGGAAAATTCAGAAAATATGGTCAAATTATCTGCCATAAAAAATTTATTGTATAAAATTTAA